The Brassica oleracea var. oleracea cultivar TO1000 chromosome C6, BOL, whole genome shotgun sequence genome includes a region encoding these proteins:
- the LOC106300453 gene encoding H/ACA ribonucleoprotein complex subunit 4-like gives MTEVEEVPADTGDYMIKPQSFTPAIDTSQWPLLLKNYDRLNVRTGHYTPISSGHSPLKRPLIDYIRYGVINLDKPSNPSSHEVVAWIKRILRVEKTGHSGTLDPKVTGNLIVCIDRATRLVKSQQGAGKEYVCVARLHSAVPDVAKVARALESLTGAVFQRPPLISAVKRQLRIRTIYQSKLLEYDADRHLVVFWVSCEAGTYIRTMCVHLGLLLGVGGHMQELRRVRSGILGENDNMVTMHDVMDAQWMYDNYKDESYLRRVIMPLEVILTSYKRLVVKDSAVNAICYGAKLMIPGLLRFENDIDVGSEVVLMTTKGEAIAVGIAEMTTSVMATCDHGVVAKIKRVVMDRDTYPRKWGLGPRASMKKKLIADGKLDKHGKPNEKTPVEWSRNVVLPTGGDAMIAGAAAAPEKVDVGAAVVEKVEAENGEVSKRKHKRDESNDSPAPVSTKKAKTKDVDTEEKVKSEKKEKKKKKDKDEDTEEVATPKSEKKKKKSKETGEDESAAEKSEKKKKKKSKETDEAASAEKSEKKKKKDKKKKSKDSEDEE, from the coding sequence ATGACAGAAGTCGAAGAAGTTCCAGCCGACACCGGAGACTACATGATCAAGCCCCAGAGCTTCACCCCCGCCATCGACACATCCCAGTGGCCCCTCCTCCTCAAGAACTACGACCGCCTCAACGTCCGTACCGGTCACTACACTCCCATCTCCTCCGGCCACTCCCCTCTCAAGCGTCCTCTCATAGACTACATCCGCTACGGTGTCATCAACCTCGACAAGCCCTCGAACCCTTCCTCTCACGAGGTCGTCGCTTGGATCAAACGCATCCTCCGCGTCGAGAAGACGGGGCACAGTGGAACCCTTGACCCTAAAGTCACGGGTAACCTCATCGTCTGCATCGACAGAGCCACGAGGCTTGTGAAGTCGCAGCAAGGTGCGGGGAAAGAGTACGTCTGCGTTGCTCGTCTCCACTCTGCTGTCCCCGACGTGGCGAAAGTGGCGAGGGCTCTCGAGTCGCTCACCGGAGCTGTGTTCCAGAGGCCGCCTTTGATCTCTGCCGTGAAGAGGCAGCTGAGGATTAGGACGATCTACCAAAGTAAGTTGCTTGAGTACGATGCGGATAGGCATTTGGTTGTGTTCTGGGTTTCTTGTGAGGCGGGTACTTATATTAGGACCATGTGTGTTCACTTGGGTTTACTTCTTGGTGTTGGTGGGCATATGCAAGAGCTTAGGAGGGTTAGGTCTGGGATATTGGGTGAGAATGATAACATGGTTACGATGCATGATGTCATGGATGCTCAGTGGATGTATGATAACTACAAGGATGAGAGTTATCTCAGGAGGGTGATTATGCCTCTTGAGGTGATCTTGACGAGCTACAAGAGGCTCGTTGTGAAGGATTCTGCTGTCAATGCGATCTGCTATGGTGCTAAGCTGATGATTCCCGGGCTTTTGAGGTTCGAGAATGATATTGATGTCGGTAGTGAGGTTGTTTTGATGACGACCAAAGGTGAGGCGATTGCTGTTGGGATTGCTGAGATGACGACCTCTGTGATGGCTACTTGTGACCATGGCGTGGTGGCTAAGATCAAGAGGGTGGTGATGGATAGGGACACTTACCCGAGGAAGTGGGGTCTGGGGCCTAGGGCTTCGATGAAGAAGAAGCTTATCGCTGATGGGAAGTTGGATAAGCATGGGAAGCCTAATGAGAAGACGCCTGTTGAGTGGAGCAGGAACGTGGTGTTGCCAACCGGTGGTGATGCTATGATTGCTGGTGCTGCTGCGGCTCCTGAGAAGGTTGATGTTGGTGCAGCTGTCGTGGAGAAGGTTGAGGCTGAGAATGGAGAAGTGAGCAAGCGTAAGCACAAGCGTGATGAGAGCAATGATAGCCCCGCTCCCGTGTCAACCAAGAAAGCGAAGACCAAAGATGTTGATACAGAAGAGAAGGTGAAGTCTGAGAAGAAGGAGAAGAAGAAAAAGAAGGACAAGGATGAGGATACAGAAGAGGTAGCGACACCAAAGTCAGAGAAGAAGAAAAAGAAGAGCAAGGAGACTGGTGAGGATGAGTCAGCAGCAGAGAAGAGTGAGAAGAAGAAGAAAAAGAAGAGCAAGGAGACTGATGAAGCTGCTTCAGCTGAGAAGAGTGAGAAGAAGAAAAAGAAGGACAAGAAGAAGAAAAGCAAAGACAGCGAAGATGAGGAATAA